A genomic window from Streptomyces broussonetiae includes:
- a CDS encoding DUF2637 domain-containing protein — protein MHRILIGVVVGGALIIAGIGFAGSYAAVRELAIKKGFGNFSYVFPVGIDAGICVLLALDLLLTWIRIPFPLLRQTAWLLTVATIAFNGAAAWPDPLGVGMHAVIPILFVVAVEAARHAIGRIADITADKHMEGVRITRWLLSPLPTFLLWRRMKLWELRSYDQVIKLEQERLVYQARLRSRFGRAWRRKAPVESLMPLRLARYGVPLAETAPSGLAAAGIEPVLLPPAPQPQPQLPVAAAVPGGRPVQQAPVPQQGVPQGVPQGMQHPEHPAEADEQSPWFQGRQQAEYHGGYDPTYNLPPEPQYVPEEEYGDWYEEQQPEDFQQPSPEETGSFPIPVGPNRTRELGGGGGSEPDEEAFYQVFRQSINGSYPTPGQFSDNVEAEFGISLADPEAKRMVSNFTIRHTAELEEDHIA, from the coding sequence ATGCACCGCATACTCATCGGCGTGGTCGTGGGCGGCGCCCTGATCATCGCCGGCATCGGCTTCGCCGGCTCGTACGCGGCCGTCCGTGAGCTGGCCATCAAGAAGGGCTTCGGGAACTTCTCCTATGTGTTCCCGGTCGGCATCGACGCGGGTATCTGTGTCCTGCTGGCCCTGGACCTGCTGCTGACCTGGATCCGTATCCCCTTCCCTCTGCTGCGCCAGACGGCGTGGCTGCTGACGGTGGCCACGATCGCGTTCAACGGTGCCGCCGCCTGGCCGGACCCGCTGGGCGTCGGGATGCACGCGGTGATCCCGATCCTGTTCGTGGTCGCGGTCGAGGCCGCCCGCCACGCGATCGGCCGGATCGCCGACATCACGGCGGACAAGCACATGGAGGGCGTCCGCATCACCCGCTGGCTGCTCTCCCCGCTCCCGACGTTCCTGTTGTGGCGCCGGATGAAGCTGTGGGAGCTGCGGTCCTACGACCAGGTCATCAAGCTGGAACAGGAACGTCTCGTCTACCAGGCCAGGCTCCGCTCCCGCTTCGGCCGCGCCTGGCGCCGCAAGGCCCCGGTGGAGTCCCTGATGCCGCTGAGGCTGGCGCGCTACGGCGTCCCGCTGGCGGAGACGGCCCCCTCGGGGCTCGCGGCGGCGGGCATCGAGCCGGTCCTGCTCCCGCCGGCTCCCCAGCCGCAGCCGCAGCTGCCGGTGGCCGCCGCCGTCCCGGGCGGTCGTCCCGTCCAGCAGGCGCCCGTCCCGCAGCAGGGCGTACCTCAGGGCGTGCCTCAGGGCATGCAGCACCCCGAACACCCTGCCGAGGCGGACGAGCAGAGTCCCTGGTTCCAGGGCCGGCAGCAGGCCGAGTACCACGGCGGCTACGACCCCACCTACAACCTGCCTCCCGAGCCGCAGTACGTCCCGGAGGAGGAGTACGGGGACTGGTACGAGGAGCAGCAGCCGGAGGACTTCCAGCAGCCCTCCCCGGAGGAGACCGGCAGCTTCCCCATCCCGGTGGGCCCGAACCGCACCCGCGAACTGGGCGGGGGCGGCGGCAGCGAACCCGACGAGGAGGCCTTCTACCAGGTCTTCCGCCAGTCGATCAACGGCAGCTACCCCACCCCCGGCCAGTTCAGCGACAACGTGGAGGCCGAGTTCGGCATCAGCCTCGCGGACCCGGAGGCCAAGCGCATGGTCAGCAACTTCACCATCCGCCACACCGCGGAACTGGAAGAGGACCACATCGCCTGA
- the lysS gene encoding lysine--tRNA ligase — MPIVAQSTETTDWVSRFADEVIEESERRAPGKPVVVASGLSPSGPIHLGNLREVMTPHLVADEIRRRGYQVRHLISWDDFDRYRKVPAGIAGVDDSWAEHIGKPLTSVPAPEGSSYPNWAEHFKAAMIASLAELGVEFDGISQTAQYTSGVYREQILHAMKHRGDIDAVLAQYRTKTNPAKKQQQKAVDEAELEAEEGSGAASEDDGSSGSAGYFPYKPYCGTCEKDLTTVTSYDDATTELAYVCNACGFTETVRLAEFNRGKLVWKVDWPMRWAYEGVIFEPSGVDHSSPGSSFQVGGQIVGIFGGKQPIGPMYAFVGISGMAKMSSSRGGVPTPADALKIMEPQILRWLYARRRPNQSFKIAFDQEIQRLYDEWDKLAGKVADGSALPADVAAHTRAVGTAAGELPKTPRPLPYRTLASVADITAGHEDQALRILSELDPEQPLAALDEARPRYDRAEAWINTHVPADQRTIVREEPDAELLKSLDEASQQSVRLLLDGLAEHWSLDGLTHLVYGVPKVQAGFSADATPKELPPEIKTAQRTFFALLYHLLVGRDTGPRLPTLLLAVGQERVRKLLGE, encoded by the coding sequence GTGCCGATCGTGGCTCAGAGCACCGAGACCACCGACTGGGTCTCCCGTTTCGCGGATGAGGTCATCGAGGAGTCGGAGCGCCGGGCCCCGGGCAAACCGGTCGTCGTCGCGTCCGGCCTGTCCCCCTCCGGGCCCATTCACCTGGGCAATCTCCGCGAGGTCATGACCCCGCACCTGGTCGCGGACGAGATCCGCCGCCGTGGGTATCAGGTCCGGCACCTGATCTCCTGGGACGACTTCGACCGGTACCGGAAGGTGCCGGCCGGCATCGCGGGGGTCGACGACTCCTGGGCCGAGCACATCGGCAAGCCGCTGACCTCGGTCCCGGCGCCGGAGGGTTCGTCGTACCCGAACTGGGCCGAGCACTTCAAGGCCGCGATGATCGCCTCGCTGGCCGAGCTGGGTGTCGAGTTCGACGGCATCAGCCAGACCGCGCAGTACACCTCCGGTGTCTACCGCGAGCAGATCCTGCACGCCATGAAGCACCGGGGCGACATCGACGCGGTCCTCGCCCAGTACCGGACCAAGACGAATCCCGCCAAGAAGCAGCAGCAGAAGGCCGTGGACGAGGCCGAGCTGGAGGCCGAGGAGGGCTCGGGCGCCGCGTCCGAGGACGACGGCAGCTCCGGCTCCGCCGGGTACTTCCCGTACAAGCCGTACTGCGGCACCTGCGAGAAGGACCTGACGACCGTCACGTCGTACGACGACGCCACCACCGAGCTGGCGTACGTCTGCAACGCCTGCGGTTTCACCGAGACCGTCCGGCTCGCCGAGTTCAACCGCGGCAAGCTGGTCTGGAAGGTCGACTGGCCGATGCGCTGGGCGTACGAGGGCGTGATCTTCGAGCCGAGCGGTGTGGACCACTCGTCCCCCGGGTCGTCGTTCCAGGTCGGCGGGCAGATCGTCGGGATCTTCGGCGGCAAGCAGCCGATCGGCCCGATGTACGCGTTCGTCGGCATCTCCGGCATGGCGAAGATGTCCTCCTCGCGCGGTGGCGTGCCCACGCCCGCCGACGCGCTGAAGATCATGGAGCCGCAGATCCTGCGCTGGCTCTACGCCCGCCGCCGGCCCAACCAGTCCTTCAAGATCGCCTTCGACCAGGAGATCCAGCGGCTCTACGACGAGTGGGACAAGCTCGCGGGCAAGGTCGCCGACGGATCCGCTCTGCCGGCCGACGTCGCCGCCCACACGCGCGCTGTCGGCACCGCCGCCGGTGAGCTGCCGAAGACGCCGCGCCCGCTGCCGTACCGCACGCTCGCCTCCGTCGCCGACATCACCGCCGGCCACGAGGACCAGGCCCTGCGGATCCTCTCCGAGCTGGACCCGGAGCAGCCGCTGGCCGCCCTGGACGAGGCCCGGCCCCGGTACGACAGGGCCGAGGCCTGGATCAACACGCACGTCCCCGCCGACCAGCGGACCATCGTGCGCGAGGAGCCCGACGCCGAGCTGCTCAAGTCCCTCGACGAGGCCTCCCAGCAGTCCGTACGACTGCTGCTGGACGGGCTCGCCGAGCACTGGTCGCTCGACGGGCTGACCCACCTCGTGTACGGCGTGCCCAAGGTGCAGGCCGGGTTCTCGGCCGACGCCACGCCCAAGGAGCTGCCGCCGGAGATCAAGACCGCCCAGCGGACCTTCTTCGCCCTGCTCTACCACCTGCTCGTCGGCCGCGACACCGGGCCCCGGCTGCCCACGCTGCTGCTCGCGGTGGGGCAGGAGCGGGTCCGCAAGCTGCTCGGGGAGTAA
- a CDS encoding DUF3558 family protein has translation MQRAAQRDDRAQQGRRGKRLSRVLVCAAAVPAVLITAACSSDSGDAKSKGGDSSTKQSADGAQTPSSASASPTVQAAAYKTLPDACGVLSKKTLTDLVPKDTSGKKGSSDDSASRASCSWSSLDNNGVKGSQFRWLNVSLLRFDSDATRGTGEAQAHTYFAEQVKDAKAVDGAKNTKEVPLSGTGSEATTVRYDLQKKEGLFKQQTVVARVENVVVTLDYNGAGLAGDSTPNADDLTQSAEKAVKEALTAVTAANNGSSSSGSSSSASPSAASSKPASKSPSKSPSSSTSPSKSADKKG, from the coding sequence ATGCAGCGAGCAGCCCAGCGAGACGACCGTGCCCAGCAAGGAAGGCGTGGCAAGCGCCTGAGCCGTGTGCTTGTCTGCGCGGCAGCCGTTCCCGCGGTGCTGATCACCGCCGCCTGCTCGTCTGACTCGGGCGACGCCAAGAGCAAGGGCGGCGACAGCAGCACGAAGCAGTCCGCCGACGGCGCGCAGACGCCCTCGTCGGCGAGCGCGTCCCCGACCGTGCAGGCGGCGGCGTACAAGACGCTTCCCGACGCGTGCGGGGTGCTGTCGAAGAAGACCCTGACGGATCTGGTACCCAAGGACACATCAGGCAAGAAGGGCAGTTCGGACGACAGTGCGTCCCGCGCGTCCTGTTCCTGGAGCAGCCTGGACAACAACGGCGTGAAGGGTTCGCAGTTCCGCTGGCTGAACGTCTCGCTGCTGCGCTTCGACTCGGACGCGACGCGCGGCACCGGTGAGGCCCAGGCCCACACGTACTTCGCGGAGCAGGTCAAGGACGCCAAGGCGGTGGACGGCGCGAAGAACACCAAGGAGGTGCCGCTGTCCGGCACGGGTTCGGAGGCGACGACCGTGCGCTACGACCTGCAGAAGAAGGAAGGCCTCTTCAAGCAGCAGACCGTGGTCGCCCGGGTCGAGAACGTGGTCGTCACGCTGGACTACAACGGTGCCGGTCTCGCGGGCGACTCGACCCCGAACGCCGACGATCTGACGCAGTCCGCCGAGAAGGCGGTCAAGGAGGCGCTGACGGCGGTCACCGCCGCCAACAACGGTTCCTCGTCCTCCGGTTCGTCGTCCTCGGCGTCCCCGTCGGCCGCCTCGTCCAAGCCGGCGTCGAAGTCGCCGTCCAAGTCCCCCTCTTCCAGTACATCTCCGTCCAAGTCGGCGGACAAGAAGGGCTGA